A window from SAR324 cluster bacterium encodes these proteins:
- a CDS encoding DUF924 domain-containing protein, which translates to MCKTTIADEVLNFWFKECTPEQWYKKDADFDVLIFRRFETTVSSALRGEMEAWQTDLNGCLAVILMLDQFTRNIFRNTPKAFSGDGKALKLSLACNDKGYLEHDNPTYRQFMLMPMMHSENIAIQDQSLPLFKEFTSERIYEYAIRHRDIIQRFGRFPHRNQMLGRVSTEEEIEFLKQPGSSF; encoded by the coding sequence ATGTGTAAGACAACCATCGCTGACGAGGTCCTAAATTTCTGGTTCAAAGAGTGTACTCCCGAACAATGGTACAAGAAGGATGCTGATTTTGATGTGTTAATTTTCAGACGTTTTGAAACCACAGTTTCTTCAGCGCTGAGGGGAGAGATGGAAGCATGGCAAACTGATTTGAATGGATGTCTTGCGGTAATCCTAATGTTGGACCAGTTCACCAGAAACATTTTCCGAAATACGCCCAAAGCTTTTTCAGGAGATGGAAAGGCCCTAAAATTGAGTCTTGCCTGTAATGACAAGGGATACCTAGAGCATGATAATCCCACTTATCGTCAGTTCATGTTGATGCCGATGATGCACAGTGAAAATATCGCCATTCAGGATCAGTCTCTACCACTGTTCAAGGAATTCACCAGCGAGCGCATTTATGAATATGCCATCAGGCATCGAGACATTATTCAGAGGTTTGGACGATTTCCTCACCGCAATCAAATGTTGGGGCGCGTATCAACTGAGGAAGAAATCGAATTCCTCAAACAACCTGGATCCTCATTTTAA